In the Bacteroidia bacterium genome, ATCCTGAAACAAAACAATATATTGCTATTGAAAGTTTTGCAGCAAAATGTGATGCTAAATTAGGAGCATTACCTGCTACAATTAAACCATGGAAAGCTGTTGTTGGAAATCCTGCAAAAGAAGAAATCTTTAAACAGTATTTTACAGAATTAAAAACAATGGACACATTAGGTGCAAAAATGGCTACTCTTTATGCTATTCGTTCAAAAGCAATCGGACAAAAATTAGTAAGTGATAAAGTTGCTCTTAACGAAAAAGATGTAAACACTGTGCTATTAACAGGATTTTTTCATGCTTATGGTCCAATTAACGATTATTTAAACTAAAAAAATAGCCACTAAATCTCAAAAACACAAAAGATCACAAAATGGATTATCTTCCTCTAACAGAACAACTCGAAGATCTTGGAAAAAAGATTGTTGACAGTGCTTTTACTGTTCACAAAACTTTAGGTCCCGGTTTGTTAGAAAAAGTATATGAAGTTTGTTTTTGTCATGAATTAAAGAAAAGAAACATTTCATTTCTTCGTCAAGTTGATATTCCTATTGTTTATGAAGGAATCAGATTTGAAGAAGGTTTACGATTAGATGTTTTGGTAGATAATTCAATAATTTGTGAACTTAAAGCAGTTGATGAAATGAATCCTGTTTGGGAAGCTCAAATTCTAAGTCATTTAAAATTAACAGATAAAAGACTTGGTTATTTGATTAACTTTAATGTTAAAAATATTGGAATGGGAATTCATCGTTACATTAATTAATAAAAACTTTTGTGAAATTTTCGAGCTTTAGTGCTTTGGTGGCAATAAAAAGAAACAATAACCTTAAAAAAATAGAATCATGAAACTAAGAAAAAAAA is a window encoding:
- a CDS encoding GxxExxY protein → MDYLPLTEQLEDLGKKIVDSAFTVHKTLGPGLLEKVYEVCFCHELKKRNISFLRQVDIPIVYEGIRFEEGLRLDVLVDNSIICELKAVDEMNPVWEAQILSHLKLTDKRLGYLINFNVKNIGMGIHRYIN